Part of the Qipengyuania sp. SS22 genome, AAGAACAACAGCATGAACAAAAGGACGAGCCCGTCCTTGATTCCGACCAAAAGGCGCCACACTTTTCCGGCGAACTGCATGCGTAAAATCTCCTGTTGCGGGAGAGTTAGGGGAGGGCGTGGCGCTTTGCCACCGGAAAGCGCTTGAGCACATGATACCCCTCGACTAAGGGCGTGGTCTCAATGACATCGACGGAAACTTCGCCCCATGCGGCCCGCTATCCGGCGGGCGCGCTCGCTTTCCCGCACCGCGACCTGATCGGGATCGGCCAGCTGGAACGGCACGAAATCCTCTTCCTGCTTGACGAGGCGGAGCAATGGGTCGCGCTCAACCGCCAGCCGACCAAGCACGAGAACGTGCTGTCGGGTCTCACCGTCATCAACGCCTTCTTCGAAAACTCGACGCGGACGCTGCTGAGCTTCGAAATCGCGGGCAAGCGCCTTGGCGCCGATGTGGTCAATATGCACGCCGCGCAATCGAGCGTGAAGAAGGGCGAGACGCTGATCGATACCGCGATCACGCTCAACGCCATGCGCGCCGATGCGATCGTCATCCGCCATGGATCGAGCGGGGCCACGCAGCTGATTGCCAACAAGGTCGACTGCCCGGTGCTCAATGCGGGCGACGGGCAGCACGAACACCCGACGCAGGCCTTGCTCGATGCGCTCGCGCTGCGGCATGCCTTGCGCGACCGGGGCGAGACGGCGGATGATTTTACCGGCCTCAGGATCGTCATCTGCGGCGATATCCTGCACAGCCGCGTGGCGCGCTCCAATCTGCTCTGCCTGCAGGCGCTCGGTGCTTCTGTGCGGCTTTGTGCGCCGCCTGCGTTGATGCCGGCGGGGAT contains:
- a CDS encoding aspartate carbamoyltransferase catalytic subunit; the encoded protein is MTSTETSPHAARYPAGALAFPHRDLIGIGQLERHEILFLLDEAEQWVALNRQPTKHENVLSGLTVINAFFENSTRTLLSFEIAGKRLGADVVNMHAAQSSVKKGETLIDTAITLNAMRADAIVIRHGSSGATQLIANKVDCPVLNAGDGQHEHPTQALLDALALRHALRDRGETADDFTGLRIVICGDILHSRVARSNLLCLQALGASVRLCAPPALMPAGIEAMGAEVFHDFDAALDGADVAMMLRLQTERMSGQFIPSAREYHYLYGLTAKRLEKASKDALVMHPGPMNRGVEIDSEVADMIDRSIITRQVEMGVAIRMAALDVLTRRARRVAGWGDAA